One window of the Saccopteryx bilineata isolate mSacBil1 chromosome 2, mSacBil1_pri_phased_curated, whole genome shotgun sequence genome contains the following:
- the FAM72A gene encoding protein FAM72A isoform X2: MKAVLLAGTEIDLFSTDIPPTNTVDFIGRCYFTEICKCKLKDIACLKCGNLVGYHVIVPCCSCLLSCNNGHFWMFHSQAVYGINRLDSTGVNFLLWGNLPEIEESTDEDVLDISAEECMR, translated from the exons ATGAAGGCTGTTTTGCTGGCTGGTACCGAAATAGACCTTTTCTCTACAGACATCCCTCCTACCAA TACAGTGGACTTCATTGGAAGATGCTATTTCACTGAAATCTGCAAGTGTAAACTGAAGGACATCGCATGTTTAAAATG tggAAACCTAGTAGGTTATCATGTGATTGTTCCATGTTGTTCCTGCCTTCTTTCCTGTAACAACGGACACTTCTGGATGTTTCACAGCCAGGCAGTTTATGGTATCAACAGACTAGACTCTACGG GTGTTAACTTCCTACTTTGGGGCAACTTGCCGGAGATAGAAGAGAGTACAGATGAAGATGTGTTAGATATCTCAGCAGAGGAGTGTATGAGATGA
- the FAM72A gene encoding protein FAM72A isoform X1, with product MSTSSCFKDRCVSILCCKFCKQVLSSRGMKAVLLAGTEIDLFSTDIPPTNTVDFIGRCYFTEICKCKLKDIACLKCGNLVGYHVIVPCCSCLLSCNNGHFWMFHSQAVYGINRLDSTGVNFLLWGNLPEIEESTDEDVLDISAEECMR from the exons ATGTCTACCAGCAGTTGTTTCAAGGACCGGTGCGTGTCCATCCTGTGTTGCAAATTCTGTAAACAAGTGCTCAGCTCTAGGGGAATGAAGGCTGTTTTGCTGGCTGGTACCGAAATAGACCTTTTCTCTACAGACATCCCTCCTACCAA TACAGTGGACTTCATTGGAAGATGCTATTTCACTGAAATCTGCAAGTGTAAACTGAAGGACATCGCATGTTTAAAATG tggAAACCTAGTAGGTTATCATGTGATTGTTCCATGTTGTTCCTGCCTTCTTTCCTGTAACAACGGACACTTCTGGATGTTTCACAGCCAGGCAGTTTATGGTATCAACAGACTAGACTCTACGG GTGTTAACTTCCTACTTTGGGGCAACTTGCCGGAGATAGAAGAGAGTACAGATGAAGATGTGTTAGATATCTCAGCAGAGGAGTGTATGAGATGA